A region from the Pseudomonas cucumis genome encodes:
- a CDS encoding thiolase family protein codes for MREVVIVDSVRTGLAKSFRGKFNMTRPDDMAAHCVNALLTRNDVDPASVEDCIVGAGSNEGAQGFNIGRNVAVLSHLGIGTGGMTLNRFCSSGLQAIAIAANQIASGCSDIIVAGGVESISLTMKSVNTDNLINPLLKEQVPGIYFPMGQTAEIVARRYDVSRQEQDVCALQSQQRTALAQAAGLFNDEIVPMAVKYRVEDKATGQVQILDGIVDHDDCNRPDTTLQSLAGLKPVFAEDGSVTAGNSSQLSDGASMTLVMSLEKALALGLKPKAFFRGFAVAGCQPDEMGIGPVFSVPKLLKAKGLQVADIDLWELNEAFASQCLYSRNRLEIDNDKYNVNGGSIAIGHPFGMTGSRQVGHIVRELQRRNLRYGIVTMCVGGGMGATGLFEAVR; via the coding sequence ATGCGTGAAGTGGTGATCGTCGACAGCGTACGGACCGGCCTGGCCAAATCCTTTCGCGGCAAGTTCAACATGACCCGTCCGGACGACATGGCGGCCCACTGCGTCAACGCGCTGCTCACGCGCAATGACGTCGACCCGGCCAGCGTCGAGGATTGCATCGTCGGCGCCGGCTCCAACGAAGGCGCCCAGGGCTTCAACATCGGTCGCAACGTCGCGGTGCTGTCGCACCTGGGCATCGGCACGGGTGGCATGACCCTTAACCGCTTCTGTTCGTCAGGCTTGCAGGCCATTGCCATTGCCGCCAATCAGATCGCTTCGGGCTGCAGCGACATCATTGTCGCTGGTGGCGTCGAGTCGATCAGCCTGACCATGAAAAGCGTCAACACCGACAACCTGATCAACCCGCTGCTGAAAGAGCAGGTACCGGGCATCTATTTCCCCATGGGCCAGACTGCCGAGATTGTCGCGCGTCGTTACGATGTCAGTCGCCAAGAGCAGGATGTGTGCGCCCTGCAAAGCCAGCAACGTACCGCCCTGGCGCAGGCTGCCGGGTTGTTCAACGATGAAATCGTACCGATGGCGGTGAAGTATCGCGTCGAAGACAAGGCCACCGGCCAGGTGCAGATCCTCGACGGCATCGTCGACCACGACGACTGCAACCGCCCGGACACCACGCTGCAAAGCCTGGCCGGGTTGAAACCGGTGTTTGCCGAAGACGGCTCAGTGACCGCCGGCAACTCGTCGCAACTGTCCGACGGCGCTTCGATGACCCTGGTGATGAGCCTGGAAAAAGCCCTGGCGCTGGGGCTCAAGCCCAAAGCGTTTTTCCGCGGTTTTGCCGTGGCCGGGTGCCAGCCAGACGAGATGGGCATCGGCCCGGTGTTCTCGGTGCCGAAGTTGCTCAAAGCCAAGGGTTTGCAAGTCGCCGACATTGACCTGTGGGAGCTCAACGAAGCGTTCGCCTCGCAATGCCTGTACAGCCGCAATCGACTGGAAATCGATAACGACAAGTACAACGTCAACGGCGGTTCGATTGCCATCGGCCATCCGTTCGGCATGACCGGTTCGCGTCAGGTCGGGCACATCGTGCGTGAGTTGCAGCGGCGTAACCTGCGTTACGGCATCGTCACCATGTGCGTGGGTGGCGGGATGGGGGCTACGGGGTTGTTTGAGGCGGTGCGGTAA
- the pap gene encoding polyphosphate:AMP phosphotransferase produces MFESAEIGHAIDKETYDAELPALREALLEAQFELRQQHRFPVIILINGIEGAGKGETVKLLNEWMDPRLIEVRTFDQQTDEELARPPAWRYWRMLPAKGRMGVFFGNWYSQMLQGRVHGLFKDPRLDQSINGAERLEKMLCDEGALIFKFWFHLSKKQMKARLKALADDPLHSWRISPLDWQQSATYDKFVKYGERVLRRTSRDYAPWHVIAGVDARYRSLTVGKILLDGLQSALKRPRIHPHKVSAAPLFPSVDQVNLLDSLDLTLQLDKDDYEEQLITEQARFSGLMRDKRMRRHALIAVFEGNDAAGKGGAIRRVAAALDPRQYDIVPIAAPTEDERAQPYLWRFWRHIPARGKFTVFDRSWYGRVLVERIEGFCSKADWMRAYGEINDFEEQIADAGVIVVKFWLAIDKQTQIERFKEREQIPFKRFKITEDDWRNRDKWDDYRVAVGDMVDRTSTEISPWTLVEANDKRWARVKVLRTLNQALEEAFKKSDKLQRKLQKRKR; encoded by the coding sequence ATGTTCGAATCCGCCGAAATCGGTCATGCCATCGACAAAGAAACCTATGACGCCGAACTGCCAGCGTTGCGTGAAGCCTTGCTCGAAGCGCAGTTTGAACTTCGGCAGCAACACCGCTTTCCGGTCATCATTTTGATCAACGGCATTGAAGGGGCCGGCAAGGGTGAGACGGTCAAGTTGCTCAATGAATGGATGGACCCGCGCCTGATCGAGGTGCGTACGTTCGACCAGCAGACCGACGAAGAACTGGCGCGACCGCCGGCCTGGCGCTACTGGCGGATGCTCCCGGCCAAGGGCCGCATGGGGGTTTTCTTCGGCAACTGGTACAGCCAGATGCTGCAAGGGCGGGTTCATGGTTTGTTCAAGGATCCGCGACTCGATCAAAGCATCAATGGGGCCGAGCGGTTGGAGAAGATGCTGTGCGACGAAGGCGCGCTGATCTTCAAGTTCTGGTTTCACCTCTCCAAAAAACAAATGAAAGCGCGGCTCAAGGCGTTGGCCGACGACCCGCTGCACAGCTGGCGCATCAGCCCGCTGGACTGGCAACAATCCGCGACCTACGACAAGTTCGTGAAGTACGGCGAGCGGGTGCTGCGCCGCACCAGCCGCGACTATGCGCCGTGGCATGTGATCGCCGGCGTGGACGCGCGCTATCGGAGCCTGACGGTTGGCAAGATCTTGCTCGATGGTCTGCAAAGCGCGCTGAAGAGACCCAGGATTCACCCACACAAAGTCAGTGCAGCGCCCTTGTTTCCCAGCGTCGATCAAGTGAATCTGCTCGACAGCCTGGACTTGACCCTGCAGCTGGACAAGGACGATTACGAAGAGCAACTGATTACCGAGCAGGCACGGTTTTCCGGGCTGATGCGCGACAAGCGCATGCGTCGTCACGCGTTGATAGCGGTGTTCGAAGGCAACGACGCGGCAGGCAAGGGCGGGGCAATCCGGCGGGTGGCCGCAGCGCTCGACCCACGCCAGTACGACATCGTGCCGATCGCCGCGCCCACCGAAGATGAACGGGCGCAGCCGTATCTCTGGCGGTTCTGGCGGCATATTCCGGCCCGGGGCAAATTCACTGTGTTCGACCGTTCCTGGTATGGCCGGGTGCTGGTGGAACGCATCGAAGGCTTTTGCAGCAAGGCGGACTGGATGCGCGCCTACGGCGAGATCAACGACTTCGAAGAGCAGATAGCCGATGCCGGAGTGATCGTGGTCAAGTTCTGGCTGGCCATCGACAAACAGACTCAGATCGAGCGTTTCAAGGAACGCGAGCAGATCCCTTTCAAGCGCTTCAAAATCACTGAAGACGACTGGCGCAATCGCGACAAATGGGACGATTACCGTGTGGCTGTTGGCGATATGGTCGATCGCACCAGCACCGAGATATCGCCGTGGACGCTGGTGGAAGCCAACGACAAGCGCTGGGCGCGGGTCAAGGTCTTGCGCACCCTCAATCAGGCACTGGAAGAGGCATTCAAAAAGTCCGACAAACTTCAGAGGAAACTGCAAAAACGCAAGCGCTGA